In the genome of Candidatus Krumholzibacteriia bacterium, one region contains:
- a CDS encoding helicase C-terminal domain-containing protein, with protein MDALPDTLEALVSSAKSGLVVVLSGAGISAESGIPTFRGPEGFWTVGSSTYAPQEMATQAFFHRHPDVWAWYVYRRSLCAAVDFPGEALEILVLAKLPFAPPDEPLVEARCERLRARGEDPFGDFLLPEAVLRFRQGFGRLIRTRQDRGAVLLLDGRLESRAYGETFVASLPVRTRSFETPESMLAHVRQWFASSLKHGSQSF; from the coding sequence TTGGACGCGCTGCCCGACACACTGGAGGCTCTTGTCTCGAGCGCCAAGTCAGGCCTGGTAGTCGTCCTGAGCGGGGCCGGGATCTCGGCAGAGAGTGGCATCCCCACCTTCCGGGGGCCCGAGGGATTTTGGACCGTGGGTTCTTCCACCTACGCGCCACAGGAAATGGCAACGCAGGCGTTTTTCCACCGTCATCCCGACGTCTGGGCCTGGTACGTCTACCGGCGGAGTTTGTGCGCGGCAGTCGATTTCCCCGGCGAAGCGCTGGAAATCCTGGTGCTCGCCAAGCTTCCCTTCGCCCCACCGGACGAGCCGCTGGTCGAGGCCCGCTGCGAACGCCTACGTGCTCGCGGCGAGGATCCCTTCGGCGATTTCCTCTTGCCCGAAGCGGTCCTGCGCTTCCGTCAAGGCTTCGGGCGCCTCATCCGCACGCGGCAGGACCGGGGAGCCGTGCTCCTCCTCGACGGCCGCCTCGAGAGCCGGGCCTACGGCGAGACTTTCGTGGCCTCGCTTCCCGTCCGCACCCGGAGCTTCGAGACGCCGGAATCCATGCTGGCCCACGTCCGCCAGTGGTTTGCAAGCAGCCTGAAACACGGAAGCCAGTCGTTTTGA